A region from the Arvicola amphibius chromosome 12, mArvAmp1.2, whole genome shotgun sequence genome encodes:
- the LOC119802951 gene encoding LOW QUALITY PROTEIN: oogenesin-1-like (The sequence of the model RefSeq protein was modified relative to this genomic sequence to represent the inferred CDS: substituted 1 base at 1 genomic stop codon): MYLWQWAQQRKGSVHLCCRKLEILESYYLSDAFDILRLVDLQCICELKVRNLWIEDMVPFGPYLGQMRNLHTLMLERFMNTFRIIETEELEKDVMNTLFSQLPKWHCLQHLYVDDIYVMVGSLAEWLGCLKKPLETLSITFCHLIQRDLDYLPQCLNLSGLKHLCLSQMILEEGLKPLGKLLEGVKDTLQTLDLEKCWLEDSAFSAFVPALSQCSQLLRINFFSNKLSLPLLRXLLHHTAKLHKLMEELYPVPLECYDDRGLVFRETFDKICSELLDILRCERQPKAVRFVSTICPTCYQCFVYGLDSGHHCLCGS, translated from the coding sequence ATGTACTTGTGGCAATGGGCCCAGCAGAGAAAAGGTTCTGTTCATTTATGCTGTCGAAAGCTTGAGATTTTGGAATCATATTATTTGTCCGATGCCTTTGACATCTTGCGGTTGGTAGATCTCCAGTGTATATGTGAGCTGAAGGTAAGAAATTTATGGATAGAAGACATGGTTCCTTTTGGACCATACCTGGGACAGATGAGAAACCTTCACACACTCATGCTGGAACGCTTCATGAATACTTTCAGGATCATTGAGACTGAAGAGCTGGAAAAGGACGTGATGAACACATTGTTCTCACAGTTACCCAAATGGCACTGCCTCCAGCATCTCTACGTAGATGATATTTATGTTATGGTTGGCAGCCTAGCAGAGTGGCTCGGGTGCCTGAAGAAGCCCCTGGAGACCCTGTCCATCACTTTCTGTCACCTCATACAGAGAGACCTGGATTACCTGCCCCAGTGCCTGAACCTTTCTGGGCTCAAGCATCTCTGCCTAAGTCAGATGATTCTCGAAGAGGGATTGAAACCACTTGGAAAGCTCCTTGAGGGAGTCAAAGACACCTTGCAAACTCTGGATTTGGAGAAATGTTGGCTGGAGGATTCTGCATTTAGTGCTTTTGTGCCTGCCCTGAGCCAATGCTCCCAGCTCCTCAGGATCAATTTTTTCAGTAATAaactgtctctgcccctcctgaGGTGACTCCTTCACCACACAGCCAAACTGCACAAGCTAATGGAGGAGCTATACCCTGTCCCTCTGGAGTGCTATGACGATAGAGGCCTAGTGTTTCGAGAGACATTTGACAAAATATGTTCTGAGCTTCTGGATATACTCAGGTGTGAAAGACAGCCCAAGGCAGTCAGGTTTGTGTCCACCATCTGCCCTACATGTTATCAGTGCTTTGTCTACGGCCTGGACAGCGGACATCATTGCCTTTGCGGGTCATAA